Proteins from a genomic interval of Candidatus Polarisedimenticolia bacterium:
- the lptD gene encoding LPS assembly protein LptD → MISSRAFRSRSRAIRAWLRCSLLLGILLAGTAAASAEDAAAGAGSGERKAFSLPGGEGSKTLELTAGAGSVFGKDELLLKDYVDIRYGELRLQADSVRYVPATKDCFAEGNVILDNGPTRITARRVEYNLESEKGTFYDARGYAEPSFYFEAVQVQKTESDRYVIVDATFTTCTQPIPYWSFKVARGTIHLDNYAYLHHVSFRVEKVPAFYSPYLVWPIKEDRATGLLFPEFGFSRSRGFVLSNALYWVIRRNMDATFFVDYYALAGFGEGLEYRYVPSAQGKGEFLGAFIRDQVTDRDRYFYNLNHRQDLPGDFRLVASLNQVSDFNYFLDFQRDLRLSTNPVVLSDVYLTRNWSSYSFNFRAERRRQIFSVTRQFFPVGTGVATSATEEEELTNLIVPRIEFRGNKQRLGLSPLYFSFQTSLDSFEKETTLFSTTYQRFDLFPTFSAPLRLVPWLDVNPSASIRATYYTKRLGGTFSEDFNANGVPDPGEDIGLDGAAGTGDFGEGNGVLDRQVEVLDDDFVRKVLTGSLEIIGPKFSRIFERPKSDFSALYKNTIEPRVTYLYQSKVEDPAQVIQFDEKDAVAGSQNAVQYALVTRLFAKRPGVSPRVAQVADGLTFPQRHTPPPEEGQNLTAPAEAKTPEPASLSPVEIASFQVSQIYSLLGPLSRRMDCTDVLGVPVCSQTRTSHLSGVDAQLRINPTLNASLDLKAQYDILYNAFRRASLSANFRSARRGFVDVTWFYNAGLDPFSSDSSQIGLLGETNLMNRKLILGFQGNYDIIGKSLQDQRYKIGYNTQCCGFTIELLDRSYLGVSQQEFRLVVNLKGIGNVLDVNSGTAAIPTVPLNF, encoded by the coding sequence GTGATTTCGAGCCGCGCATTCCGATCCCGGTCCCGGGCGATCCGGGCGTGGCTCCGATGCTCGCTCCTCCTGGGAATCCTGCTGGCCGGGACCGCGGCCGCTTCGGCCGAGGACGCGGCGGCGGGCGCCGGAAGCGGGGAGCGGAAAGCCTTCAGCCTTCCCGGAGGCGAAGGGAGCAAGACGCTGGAGCTGACGGCCGGGGCGGGATCGGTCTTCGGCAAGGACGAGCTGCTCCTCAAGGACTACGTCGACATCCGCTACGGAGAGCTGCGGCTCCAGGCCGATTCCGTCCGCTATGTCCCTGCCACCAAGGATTGCTTCGCCGAAGGTAACGTGATCCTCGACAACGGGCCGACCCGCATCACGGCGCGGCGGGTGGAGTACAACCTGGAGTCGGAAAAGGGGACGTTCTACGACGCCCGGGGCTACGCCGAGCCGTCGTTCTATTTCGAGGCGGTCCAGGTCCAGAAGACCGAATCTGATCGCTACGTGATCGTGGACGCGACGTTCACGACCTGCACGCAGCCGATCCCTTATTGGTCTTTCAAGGTCGCCCGCGGGACCATCCACCTCGACAACTACGCGTATCTGCACCACGTGTCATTCCGCGTGGAAAAGGTGCCCGCCTTCTACTCCCCGTATCTCGTCTGGCCCATCAAGGAGGACCGGGCGACCGGTCTGCTGTTCCCTGAGTTCGGCTTCTCCCGGAGCCGCGGATTCGTCCTGTCGAACGCCCTCTACTGGGTCATCCGCCGCAACATGGACGCGACATTCTTCGTCGACTATTACGCCCTGGCGGGCTTCGGAGAGGGGCTCGAGTATCGTTACGTCCCGTCGGCGCAGGGCAAAGGAGAGTTCCTCGGCGCTTTCATCCGGGATCAGGTGACGGACCGGGACCGCTACTTCTACAACCTCAACCATCGCCAGGATCTTCCGGGCGATTTTCGGCTGGTGGCGAGCCTCAATCAGGTGAGCGACTTCAACTATTTCCTCGACTTCCAAAGAGACCTCCGGCTCTCCACGAACCCGGTCGTTCTCTCCGACGTTTACCTGACTCGAAACTGGTCTTCGTACAGCTTCAACTTTCGGGCGGAGCGCCGACGGCAGATCTTCAGCGTGACCCGGCAGTTCTTTCCCGTGGGCACCGGCGTAGCGACCTCGGCCACCGAAGAGGAGGAGCTCACCAATCTGATCGTCCCGCGGATCGAGTTTCGTGGAAACAAGCAGCGGCTGGGTCTTTCTCCCCTCTACTTCTCGTTTCAAACCTCGCTGGACAGCTTCGAGAAGGAGACCACCCTCTTTTCGACCACTTACCAGCGGTTCGACCTTTTCCCGACCTTCTCCGCGCCGCTGCGGCTGGTTCCCTGGCTCGACGTCAACCCCTCGGCCTCGATCCGCGCGACCTACTACACGAAGCGCCTGGGAGGAACCTTTTCCGAGGATTTCAACGCCAACGGAGTGCCCGATCCCGGGGAGGACATCGGCCTGGACGGCGCCGCGGGGACAGGGGACTTCGGCGAGGGAAACGGAGTCCTCGACCGTCAGGTGGAGGTCCTGGACGACGATTTCGTGCGGAAGGTGCTGACGGGCTCCCTCGAGATCATCGGACCGAAGTTCTCCCGGATCTTCGAGAGGCCGAAGAGCGATTTCTCCGCACTCTACAAGAACACGATCGAGCCGCGAGTCACCTATCTCTATCAATCGAAGGTGGAGGATCCCGCGCAGGTCATCCAGTTCGACGAGAAGGACGCCGTCGCGGGAAGCCAGAACGCCGTCCAGTACGCTCTCGTGACGCGCCTTTTCGCCAAGCGTCCGGGCGTCAGCCCGCGCGTCGCGCAGGTCGCCGACGGATTGACGTTCCCGCAGAGGCACACGCCCCCTCCCGAGGAGGGCCAGAACCTCACGGCGCCCGCCGAGGCCAAGACGCCCGAGCCGGCCTCGCTCAGTCCGGTGGAGATTGCGTCCTTCCAGGTCTCCCAGATCTATTCCCTGCTCGGTCCGCTGAGCCGGCGCATGGACTGCACCGACGTCCTGGGCGTCCCCGTCTGCTCGCAAACGCGCACCAGTCATCTTTCCGGAGTCGACGCCCAGCTTCGCATCAATCCCACTCTCAATGCGAGCCTGGATCTCAAAGCGCAATACGACATCCTTTACAACGCCTTCCGGCGCGCCAGCCTCAGCGCGAATTTTCGCAGCGCCCGCCGCGGCTTCGTGGATGTGACCTGGTTTTACAACGCCGGGCTGGATCCCTTCAGCAGCGACAGCAGCCAGATCGGCCTTCTGGGCGAGACGAATCTCATGAACCGGAAGCTTATTCTGGGCTTCCAAGGCAACTACGACATCATCGGCAAGAGCCTCCAGGACCAGCGCTACAAGATCGGCTACAACACCCAGTGCTGCGGCTTCACGATCGAGCTGCTGGATCGGAGTTATCTGGGGGTGAGCCAGCAGGAGTTCCGTCTGGTGGTGAACCTGAAAGGAATCGGGAACGTGCTGGACGTGAACAGCGGCACGGCGGCCATCCCGACGGTTCCGCTCAACTTCTAG
- a CDS encoding NAD(P)-dependent oxidoreductase, producing the protein MILITGAGGRVGRILERRLQAKFPDRVVAATREEMDLTDPARVVLELERFDPPPTVVVNCAAVTDPYLADSSPEEVLAVNREGVAGLARACREIPCRLIHFSTVDVFDGRKLAPYVETDVPDAASQYGRIRTLGELGVAEGNPDHLIVRLSLVCGDAEDGDPLRAVAVALREDVPLAWEDRRVSPIFAEDLASAAATLIKSDWRGVLHLANGGSCFLSEMAAETARHLNVLAPPELCGGPGPASFREGGGANAVLDAGRFAVLSGRRLRDWRAALAASLDRPAED; encoded by the coding sequence TTGATCCTCATCACGGGGGCCGGAGGGCGGGTCGGCCGGATCCTGGAGCGCCGCCTTCAGGCGAAATTCCCGGATCGAGTAGTGGCCGCCACGCGGGAAGAGATGGACCTCACCGACCCGGCCCGGGTCGTCCTCGAGCTGGAGCGCTTCGACCCTCCCCCGACGGTCGTCGTCAATTGCGCCGCGGTGACCGATCCGTATCTCGCCGACTCCTCGCCCGAGGAGGTCCTTGCGGTCAACCGGGAGGGCGTGGCCGGGCTGGCCCGGGCCTGCCGGGAAATTCCGTGCCGTCTGATTCACTTCTCCACGGTCGACGTGTTCGACGGCCGCAAGCTCGCCCCTTACGTCGAAACGGACGTTCCCGATGCCGCCAGCCAATACGGCCGCATCCGCACCCTCGGCGAGCTGGGCGTCGCGGAGGGGAACCCCGATCACCTGATCGTGCGGCTCTCGCTCGTCTGTGGAGACGCCGAGGACGGAGATCCTCTGCGAGCGGTCGCGGTGGCGCTGCGCGAGGACGTTCCTCTCGCCTGGGAGGACCGACGAGTCTCCCCCATCTTCGCCGAGGATTTGGCCTCGGCGGCGGCGACCCTGATCAAGAGCGACTGGCGAGGCGTCCTGCATCTCGCCAACGGCGGTTCCTGCTTTCTCTCGGAAATGGCCGCCGAGACGGCGCGGCATTTGAACGTCCTTGCCCCTCCGGAGCTGTGCGGCGGACCGGGCCCAGCCTCCTTTCGGGAGGGTGGGGGGGCCAACGCCGTCCTCGACGCGGGGCGCTTCGCCGTCTTGAGCGGGAGAAGATTGCGGGACTGGCGCGCGGCGCTCGCGGCCTCTCTGGACCGTCCGGCGGAGGATTGA
- a CDS encoding NAD-dependent epimerase/dehydratase family protein yields the protein MGAICVTGGTGYFGGSLVSALADAGEEVVAMVRDPGAAAHLDRRARRVRGDVTDPESIRRAMQGCTQAIHAAAHVRVWDRDPGRFERINVGGLMNVLRAAEEAALSRIVFTSSFMALGPSGGGTADEDWDPPGRRYHNLYEKTKALADQAARREARRGLPLVILYPGVLYGPGRVTPGNLVGKTITDFMARRIPGILGAGDRRICYAYVADVVEGHLAALRADVAGERFILGGENRTLRELFEELERITGVPAPRRHIPHSAAKIAGRFLRWRASLTGIEPEITDEVVEIYRQEWAYTSRRAAARLGYRITPLKVGLEATVRSIREGAA from the coding sequence GTGGGAGCGATCTGCGTTACGGGGGGAACCGGTTATTTCGGAGGCAGCCTCGTGAGCGCTCTGGCCGACGCGGGGGAGGAAGTCGTGGCCATGGTGCGGGATCCCGGCGCGGCGGCGCATCTCGATCGGCGCGCGCGTCGGGTGAGGGGCGATGTCACCGACCCCGAATCGATCCGCCGCGCGATGCAGGGCTGCACGCAGGCGATCCATGCTGCGGCCCACGTCCGCGTGTGGGATCGGGATCCGGGTCGGTTCGAGAGGATCAACGTCGGCGGGCTCATGAACGTGCTGCGCGCCGCCGAGGAGGCGGCGCTGAGCCGGATCGTGTTCACCAGCTCGTTCATGGCGCTCGGTCCCTCCGGAGGAGGGACCGCCGACGAAGACTGGGACCCGCCCGGCCGCCGTTATCACAATCTCTACGAGAAGACCAAGGCCCTCGCCGATCAGGCGGCCCGGCGCGAGGCGCGGCGCGGGCTTCCTCTCGTCATCCTCTACCCGGGAGTCCTCTACGGCCCGGGACGCGTCACGCCGGGCAACCTGGTCGGGAAGACCATCACCGATTTCATGGCGCGCCGGATTCCAGGGATTCTCGGGGCGGGGGATCGCCGCATCTGCTACGCCTACGTGGCCGACGTCGTCGAGGGACACCTCGCGGCCCTGCGCGCCGACGTGGCCGGCGAGCGCTTCATCCTCGGAGGGGAGAACCGGACACTCCGGGAGCTTTTCGAAGAGCTGGAGAGGATCACCGGCGTTCCCGCTCCGCGGCGGCACATCCCTCATTCCGCGGCGAAGATCGCCGGGCGCTTTCTGCGATGGAGGGCGTCTCTCACGGGGATCGAGCCCGAAATCACCGACGAGGTCGTAGAGATCTACAGGCAGGAATGGGCCTACACGAGCCGCCGGGCCGCGGCGAGACTCGGCTACCGAATTACCCCCCTCAAGGTCGGGCTGGAGGCGACGGTGCGATCGATCCGGGAGGGAGCGGCTTGA
- a CDS encoding DUF92 domain-containing protein — protein MSPGAHSETLRKLVHVSMAGFALLLRWIPWQAAAGLAAAAIVFNIALIPRLGDRLIRPGERERVLRSGVVLYAVAVLVLILIFRHRLEIAAGAWGILAFGDGASTLLGGTLAGPRLPWNPKKSWIGSAAFLLFGSVGGAALMSWVGARYDAPAQGLPIWVLASVAALAGAIVESLPLALDDNLSVPLFCGALLRSLQLLDPRVWTDSAALLRHDFFLGLALTGLFALAARGTGSVSWSGVAGGMLVGTVIATFAGPSGFAVLALFFILGSVATRLGYARKARRGIAQEDRGARGWVHALANGSVPAYLAFLGASTSPELAAMLRVAFVASVATAACDTLGSEAGPLGKGEPLLITRMRRVPAGTPGAVSLLGTGAGAAGALLIGMLAAALGTIPAWTIGVVVAAALLGALLESVLGATLEPMGLVDSETINFVNTAAGGLAALALMRWAGGGTP, from the coding sequence TTGAGCCCGGGGGCGCACTCGGAAACCCTTCGGAAGCTCGTCCACGTCTCCATGGCGGGATTCGCTCTTCTCCTCCGATGGATTCCCTGGCAGGCGGCGGCGGGGCTCGCCGCGGCGGCTATCGTCTTCAACATCGCCTTGATCCCCCGCCTCGGAGACCGACTGATCCGGCCGGGAGAGCGAGAACGGGTGCTGCGATCGGGAGTGGTGCTCTACGCCGTCGCCGTGCTCGTGCTGATTCTGATCTTCCGGCATCGGCTGGAGATCGCGGCAGGGGCTTGGGGAATTCTGGCCTTCGGAGACGGAGCGTCCACCCTGCTGGGCGGCACCTTGGCGGGGCCGAGGCTTCCGTGGAACCCGAAGAAGAGCTGGATCGGATCGGCGGCCTTCCTGCTCTTCGGGTCGGTGGGAGGGGCGGCGCTGATGTCCTGGGTCGGCGCGCGCTACGACGCGCCGGCTCAGGGGCTTCCGATCTGGGTCCTGGCGAGCGTCGCGGCCCTGGCGGGGGCGATCGTGGAGAGTCTTCCCCTGGCGCTCGACGACAATCTCTCGGTGCCGCTGTTCTGCGGAGCCTTGCTGCGCTCGCTCCAGCTACTGGATCCGCGGGTCTGGACCGATTCCGCGGCGTTGCTCCGCCACGACTTCTTCCTGGGTCTGGCCCTCACCGGCCTCTTCGCTCTGGCGGCGCGGGGCACGGGCTCGGTCTCCTGGTCCGGAGTGGCGGGTGGAATGCTGGTGGGAACGGTCATCGCGACGTTCGCGGGCCCTTCCGGCTTCGCCGTCCTGGCGCTTTTCTTCATCCTGGGATCGGTGGCGACGCGGCTCGGATACGCGCGGAAGGCCCGCCGGGGCATCGCCCAGGAGGACCGCGGCGCCCGCGGCTGGGTGCACGCGCTGGCGAACGGCTCCGTTCCCGCCTATCTCGCCTTTCTCGGCGCGTCAACCTCGCCGGAGCTGGCGGCGATGCTTCGAGTCGCCTTCGTGGCTTCGGTGGCCACCGCCGCCTGCGACACGCTCGGCTCGGAAGCTGGACCCCTCGGCAAGGGGGAGCCGCTGCTCATCACCCGGATGAGAAGAGTTCCCGCCGGCACTCCGGGGGCCGTCTCGCTGCTGGGGACGGGGGCAGGCGCGGCCGGCGCGCTGCTGATCGGGATGCTCGCCGCCGCCCTGGGGACGATCCCGGCCTGGACGATCGGAGTCGTCGTCGCGGCCGCGCTCTTGGGCGCCCTGCTGGAGTCGGTGCTGGGAGCGACGCTCGAGCCGATGGGCCTGGTCGACAGCGAAACGATCAATTTCGTGAACACGGCGGCCGGCGGTCTCGCGGCCCTGGCCTTGATGCGGTGGGCGGGAGGGGGTACCCCGTGA